Proteins encoded together in one Impatiens glandulifera chromosome 1, dImpGla2.1, whole genome shotgun sequence window:
- the LOC124922116 gene encoding xylan glycosyltransferase MUCI21-like, whose protein sequence is MVHHLQRNQLLWKKGLVQINGQELEDDQRSLNLFNGKKTRPILVYFLLISLIISCSFIFGPQLSFRPDSSYSSFIGDDSPIVNEIDVPLCSSVANGTICCDRSSIRSDICIMKGDVRTHSSSSSIYVYDENEQNREEFDGELQQEENIRPYTRKWESQTMSSVSELHLISKRVNPDVYRNHTCDIIHNVPAVFFSTAGYTGNVYHEFNDGILPLYITSQRFNKKVVFVIEEYHDWWYTKYADVLSELSDYAPIDFHGDKRTHCFPEAIVGLKIHDELTVDPSLMEGSETVKDFRQLLDRAYWPRISGLIKGGTISPALSSKPKLTIISRQGSRAILNENSLVKMAEEIGFEVEILKPAKTSELAKIYQSLNSSDVMIGVHGAAMTHFLFMRPGSVFIQVIPLGTEWAAETYYGEPAVRLGCKYVGYKILPKESSLYDEYDRNDPVLNDPDSIGKKGWEFTKKIYLDRQNVRLNLARFRKRLVRSYAYSMAKKNRRINHPSK, encoded by the exons ATGGTGCATCATCTTCAAAGAAATCAGCTTCTATGGAAAAAGGGTCTTGTTCAAATTAATGGCCAAGAATTAGAAGATGATCAAAGatctttaaatttgtttaatggAAAGAAAACGAGGCCAATCCTTGTTTATTTTCTCTTGATTTCTCTTATCATCTCTTGCAGCTTCATATTTGGTCCTCAACTCAGTTTCCGTCCCGATTCATCAT ATTCATCTTTTATTGGTGATGATAGTCCTATTGTTAATGAAATCGATGTTCCTCTCTGCTCTTCTGTCGCTAATG GAACTATATGTTGCGATAGGAGTAGTATTCGATCGGATATATGTATAATGAAGGGCGATGTAAGAACACATTCGTCGTCATCTTCTATTTACGTTTACGACGAAAACGAGCAAAATAGAGAAGAATTCGACGGGGAACTTCAACAAGAAGAGAACATAAGGCCTTATACACGAAAATGGGAATCTCAAACAATGAGCTCGGTCTCTGAATTGCATTTAATCTCGAAGAGAGTAAATCCCGATGTATATCGCAACCACACGTGcgatatcattcataatgttccCGCGGTTTTCTTCTCAACCGCGGGATACACTGGGAATGTTTATCACGAATTCAATGACGGTATATTGCCATTGTACATCACTTCTCAACGCTTCAACAAGAAAGTCGTGTTTGTTATTGAAGAATATCATGATTGGTGGTACACTAAATATGCCGACGTTCTATCGGAACTTTCTGATTACGCCCCTATCGATTTCCACGGAGATAAACGAACGCATTGCTTCCCGGAAGCTATCGTTGGTCTCAAGATTCACGACGAATTGACCGTCGATCCTTCCTTAATGGAAGGGAGCGAAACCGTGAAGGACTTTCGACAACTTTTGGACCGGGCCTACTGGCCAAGAATCAGTGGTTTGATCAAGGGCGGGACCATAAGTCCCGCACTCAGTTCGAAACCTAAACTAACTATCATTTCTAGACAAGGGTCTAGAGCCATATTGAATGAAAATTCATTGGTGAAGATGGCGGAAGAGATTGGTTtcgaggttgagatattgaaaccAGCGAAGACATCAGAGTTGGCGAAGATTTATCAATCGTTAAATTCGAGTGATGTGATGATTGGAGTACATGGAGCCGCTATGACACATTTTCTATTCATGAGGCCGGGGTCAGTTTTTATTCAAGTAATACCTCTTGGGACTGAATGGGCTGCCGAGACTTACTATGGGGAACCAGCGGTTAGGCTCGGTTGTAAGTATGTCGGGTATAAGATCCTCCCCAAGGAAAGCTCGTTGTACGATGAGTACGATAGGAACGATCCTGTTCTTAACGACCCGGATAGTATCGGAAAGAAGGGTTGGGAATTCACTAAGAAGATATATCTTGATCGTCAAAACGTGAGATTGAATCTTGCGAGATTTCGAAAGCGATTGGTTCGATCCTATGCATATTCTATGGCTAAGAAGAATCGTCGCATTAACCATCCTTCAAAGTAG